The Acidipropionibacterium virtanenii DNA segment CGAGGTGGGCGAGCGCTACCTGGGCACCGTCGTCAAGACGACCAGCTTCGGGGCCTTCATCTCGCTGCTGCCCGGCAAGGACGGCCTGCTGCACATCTCCAAGATGCGCGATCTCAACGACGGCAAGCGGGTTGACGCCGTCGAGGACGTCGTCAACGTGGGCCAGAAGCTGCAGGTCGAGATCGCCGAGATCGACGACCGCGGCAAGCTCTCCCTCGTCCTCGCGAAAGATGATGAGGAGGACTGATCCTCACAAGGGCAGCGGCCCTCGTCCGGTAACGGACGGGGGCCGCTCTCTGTACCCTGGGACGCAGCAGTCATCACGGAAGGACGAAGCATGATCAAGGTCGGTGTGTTCGGCGCCAAGGGTCGGATGGGCAGCGAGGTGTGCCGGGCCGTCGAGGGGGCCGAGGACCTCGAACTCGTCGCAGGCATCGACGCGGGCGAGGACCGCGCTCCTCTGGAGGCCGCCGAGGTCATCGTCGACTTCACCCGTCCCGACACCGTCATGGACAACCTCGCCTGGGCGATCGACCACGACATCCACACCGTCGTCGGCACCACCGGCTTCACCGAGGAGCGCTACGAGGAGCTGCGCGCCCGACTTTCCGAGCACCCCGGCACCGGCTGCCTGGTGGCCCCCAACTTCGGCATCGGCGCCGTGCTGATGATGCACTTCGCCCAGCAGGCGGCGCGATTCTACGAATCGGCCGAGATCATCGAGCTGCACCATGCGAACAAGGCCGACGCCCCCTCGGGCACCGCCGTCATCACCGCCGGGAAGATCGCCGAGGCACGGTCGGCCGCCGGTCTGGGCGACGTGCCCGATGCCACCGTCCAGGAGCTCGACGGGGCCCGCGGGGCGACCGTCGACGGGATCCACGTCCACTCCGTCCGGCTGCCGGGCTATGTCGCCCACCAGGAGGTCCAGTTCGGAGCCCTGGGCGAGGTGCTCACCATCCGTCACGACTCCATGGACCGGGTCTCCTTCATGGCCGGGGTGCTGCTGGGGGTTCGTCAGGTGCCCACCCATCCCGGCCTGACCATCGGCATCGAAGGGTTCCTGGGTCTTGACTGAACCGCGCCACCAGCCGACCCCCGAGGAGCCCACCAGGGTGCTGCGGATCGACGACGGGCCCGCATCCGCCCCGGCGTCCTCCGCCGCCCCGGCTGCCCCGGCTGCTCCCGATGAGCCGAGGCACTGGGGACGTCGGATCGTGGCAGCCCTCGTCGTCATCGTGCTGGTGGCGGGCGCCCTGCTGGGCGACGCTGTGGCCCGCACCCGCACGGAGACCGAGGTCGCCGACCAGATCGCCACCGCCGTGGGAGGCGAGGCCTCCGATATCGGGGTCTCCATCGGCGGGTGGCCCTTCCTCACCGTCCTGGTCACCGACCGGCTCTCCTCGGTCGACATCACCGCCCCCACCGCCACCGTGAAGAAGGATCAGCAGAGCGCCACCTTCACCGACGTGACCGTCCACGCCTCCGGGCTGCGCAACGTCCGGGACCTGCAGGGCACCGTCATGGACCGTGCGGACGCCACCGCCAGGATCACCTGGAAGGAGCTGTCGCGGCTGTCCGGCTCCACCATCACCTCGGCCGGCGGTTCACGAGTCCAGCTGGTGCGCACCGTGTCGGTTCTGGGCGCCTCGGTGTCTCTGAAGATCTCCGCGGTGCCCAGCATCAGGACCGAGGACCGGCGGATCATCTTCTCGAAACCGCAGGCCGCCGTCGACGGGATCTCGGTCCCCTCGACGCTGCTGGAACCCGCCGTCGCCTCGATCTCCGACAAGATCGATCTGCCGGATCTGGGAAACCTGAAGTACCAGTCCCTCAGGGCGGACTCACGAGGGCTCGTCGTCTCCCTGTCGGGTGACGCCGTGGCGATGAAGGACCTTACCGGCGAGTGACCCCGGGGGTGCTAAGCCGACCGCGAAGACGGGATGGTAAGGGCTGCGCCGGGAGTTACGGTTAGCGCGGTCGCCGACAGGGGAGTGTGTGTTCATACCCGGCGGCCGGTCTCATCACCCGGATCCGGAGGTACTCAATGAACGTCGCCGAACAACTCGTCCAGCAACTGATCGACGCTGGCGTACGGCGGATCTACGGCATTGTGGGCGACTCCCTCAATCCGATCGTCGACGCCGTGCGCAAGACGGGTGGTTCCGCGAAGGGGGGCATCGACTGGGTGCACGTCCGCCACGAGGAGGCCGCCGCCTTCGCCGCCTCCGCCGAGGCTCAGCTCACCGGAGAGCTGGCAGTCTGCGCCGGATCCTGCGGGCCGGGCAACATGCACCTCATCAACGGGCTCTACGACGCCTACCGCTCCGGTGCTCCGGTGCTGGCCATCGCCTCCCACATCCCCAGCGTCCAGATCGGTTCCGACTTCTTCCAGGAGACCCACCCGGACCGGCTCTTCGAGGGATGCTCGGACTACTGCGAGCTGATCCAGTCGCCGGAGCAGGCGCCGCGCGTCATCAATTCGGCGATCCGCCACGCGGCCGCTCTCAAGAGCGTCTCGGTCATCACGATCTCCCAGGATGTGTCGGACAAGAAGGCGACCGCCCCAGCCCCGGCCTACGTTCCGGCGCGTCGGCCCGTCCTGGAGCCGAACGCGGAGGATCTCGCTCAGCTGGCCAAACTCCTCAATGACGCGAAGAAAGTCGCGATCTTCGCCGGTATTGGGGTCGAGGGAGCCCACGACCAGGTGCTCGCGCTGGCCGACAAGCTCAAGGCGCCGATCGGCCACAGCCTGCGCGGCAAGGACTTCATCCAGTACGACAACCCCTTCGACGTCGGCATGACCGGCCTGCTGGGCTACGGCGCCGCCGCCGAGGGCATGAATGACGCCGACGTGCTGCTCCTGCTGGGGACCGACTTCCCATACAACCAGTTCCTCCCCGACACCCTGACAGTCCAGGTGGACAGCCACGCCGAGAAGCTCGGCCGTCGCACCGATGTCTCCTTCCCGGTCCAGGCCGATGTCAAGGCCCTGGTCGAGGCCCTGCTTCCGCTGGTCAGGCAGCATGATGAGAAGTTCCTCAAGGCGACCGTCAAGCGCCATGCCAAGATCATGAAGGCCCCGGTCGGCTCCTACACCCGCAATGTTGAGCACATGAAGCCCATCCATCCCGAGTACGTGGCCCACACCCTCAACGAGGTGGCCGACAAGGATGCGATCTTCACCGCCGACACCGGAATGTGCAATGTGTGGACCGCCCGCTACATCGACCCGTTGGGTACTCGCCGTCTCATCGGCTCCTTCAAGCACGGCTCGATGGCCAATGCGCTGCCGATGGCCGTCGGGGCTCAGGTGTCCCATCCCGGCCGTCAGGTCATCTCGGTATCCGGAGACGGCGGCCTGTCCATGATGCTCGGCGAGCTGGTCACCGCCAGGATGCACAACCTGCCCGTCAAGGTGATCGTGTTCAACAACTCCACCCTCGGCATGGTCAAGCTGGAGCAGTTCGTCGGTGGTCTGCCCGATTTCGGCACCGACGTCCACGACGTCAACTATGCCGGGGTGGCGCAGGCCATGGGATTCCACGCCCAGCGGGTCGACGATCCCAAGGACGTCCACCAGGCCCTCACCGACGCGCTGCGCGCCGACGGGCCGGCGCTCGTGGAGGTGCTCACCGATCCCAACGCCCTGTCGCTGCCGCCCGAGATCAAGGGCGAGATGCTCGTCGGCTTCGCCACCGCCATGAGCAAGGTGGTGCTCAACCGCGGGGCCGGCGAGGTCGTCTCGATGGCCACCTCGAATATGCGCAACATCCCGAGGCCCTGAGCCACGTCTTCTCAGGGCGCAGTCGTGATGTCGCTGTGAAGGCGGATCTCCTTGATGTGTACGGAGCCGTCCTCGGTGCCGGACTCCCGGTGGGCGCCGTCGGGTGCCCAGCCGGACTCGGTCAGAAACGTGCGCATGGCGTCATCGGTCGAGCGCAGCCACCACGTCGCGCGGGTGAAGCGGTCCGCCCGAAGGGTGTCGGCGACAGCGTTGAGCAGCCTCGATCCGTGCCCCTGACCCCGGCGCTCAGGATCGACGACGAACTCGGCCACCAGCGCGTCGGTGGGGCCGGCGTCCTCGTCCTCGCTGGGCCCGATGGCCGCGAAGCCGCGCACCACGGGTCCCTCGCTGCCGGGATCCAGGGCCACCAGCACCCGGAACTCGGCCAGCGGCGGACGGGTGATGGCCGCCCACCATGCCTCCCGCATCTCGTCGAGGGACAGGGCGTCCAGCACGCCTGCCAGCGAGGGATCGGCGAGCCAGGCGCGTCGCTGCACCTGCGCCAGGGCGCCCGCCTCAGCGGGCAGGGCGAGTCGGACGGAAGGGGATCCGGGGGTGGGTTCGGGCATGCTCGACAGCCTAGGTGCCGGATTCGGGTCATTGAACGGATAGGCTGGCGCACGTGGCAAAAACTGGACTGAAGACACCGCCCACCCTCAAGCCGGACGTTCTGCGCGTCATCCCACTGGGAGGACTCGGGGATGTGGGACGGAACATGTCCTGCTACGAGATCAACTCAGAGATGCTGCTCATCGACTGCGGAGTGCTCTTCCCCGAGGATGATCATCCCGGGGTCGACCTCCTGCTTCCCGGGCTCGACTATCTCGACGACAAGCTCGACCAGGTGCAGGCCCTGGTGCTCACCCACGGTCACGAGGACCACATCGGGGCGGTCCCGTATCTGCTCAAGCGCCGCGCCGACATCCCGATCTACGGCTCACGGCTCACCCTGGCGCTGCTGGAGGGCAAGCTCAAGGAGCACAGGATCCGCGGTTACCAGCTCCACGTGGTGAAGGAGGGCGACTCCGTCGAGATCGGCGAGCAGTTCGACCTGGAGTTCCTGGCCGTCAACCACTCGATCCCCGACGCCCTGGCGGTGTGCGTGCGCACCGATGCCGGCACCGTGCTCAACACCGGCGACTTCAAGATGGACCAGTTGCCCCTGGACCACCGGATCACCGACCTGCGCGGCTTCGCCCGGCTGGGCGAGGAGGGCATCGACCTGTTCATGGTCGACTCCACCAATGCCGAGGTGCCCGGTTTCGTGCGGTCGGAGACCGAGATCGAGCCGGCCATCGAGAGGGTCTTCGAGCAGGCGCAGAAGAAGCTCATCGTGGCCTGCTTCTCCTCCCACGTCCACCGCGTCCAGCAGGTCCTCAACATGGCCGTCAAGCACCATCGGAAGGTCTGCTACGTCGGACGCTCCATGGTGCGCAATATGGCAGTGGCCCGGGACCTGGGCTATCTCAAGGTCCCTGGCGACACCCTCATCGAACTGCGCGATCTCGACAAGTACGCCGACGACCAGGTGGTCATCGTCTCCACCGGATCCCAGGGCGAGCCGCTGTCGGCGCTGGCCCGGATCGCGAACCGCGAGCACCGCGACATCGAGGTGGGGGAGGGCGACACGGTCCTTCTGGCCTCCTCGCTGATCCCCGGCAACGAGAATGCGGTCTACCGGGTCATGAACGGCCTCACCCGGCTGGGCGCGAAGGTGGTGCACAAGGGCAACGCCCTGGTGCACGTGTCCGGTCACGCGGCCGCCGGCGAGCTGCTCTACGCCTACAACATCGTGCGGCCCCGCTCCGTGATGCCGATCCACGGCGAGATCCGCCACCTCATCGCCAACGGCGGGATCGCCCGTGCCACCGGCGTCGCCGAGGACAACATCATCGTCACCGAGGACGGCGGAGTGGTCGACGTCGACGACGGGGTGCCGCGGATCGTCGGCAAGGTCGACGCGTCCTACATCTTCGTCGACGGTACCGGCGTCGGCGAGGTCACCGAGGACGCTCTGACCGATCGTAAGATCCTCGGCGAAGAGGGTTTCATCTCTGTCGTCGTCGCGGTCAACAGCCGCGAGGGCTCGATCATCTCGGGTCCCTCGATCCAGGCCCGCGGGGTCGCCGAGGGTGAGGACTCCTACTCCCAGGTGCGCGATCAGGTCGTCGAGGAGCTGGAGAAGGCGCTGCGGCAGGGGGTCGACGATCCGCACCGGCTCCAGCAGGTGGTGCGCCGCACGGTCGGGCGCTGGGTCTCCCGGACCTACCGGCGCCGCCCGATGATCGTCCCGGTGGTCGTCGCGGTGTGATCGGAGCCCGGGAGCCGCCGGGATTTGGGGCTGCCGGGCCATTCCGTGTAATCTGAGCAAGTTCCTTCATGGAACCACCAAGAACGAGCGAGTCGGTGCGCCCCTGCGCTTCGACGGTTGAACAGGAGAACTCCCAGTGGCAGCTGTGTGTGATATCTGCGCCAAGCGCCCCGGTTTCGGACACAACGTCCCCTGGTCGAAGAAGAAGACCAACCGGCGGTGGAACCCGAACATCCAGCGTGTCCGTGTCGTGGAGAACGGCACCCACAAGCGGATGAACGTCTGCACCTCGTGCATCAAGGCCGGTCGCGTCTCGCGCTGAACCGGCGCGGGCGAGCCCGCCACCACGAAGGCCGATCCTCCTCGCGAGGGTCGGCCTTCGTGGCGCGGAGGGGTCGGCCTCTCCGTCGACAAGATTGTCAGCGTCCTCCGGTAACGTCGTCAATGTGGATGACGTCGTCTCGCCGTGGTTGACCCGGGCCCAGGAGGAACTGCACCGTCCGATCGCAGAGGTACTGGGCACCAGAACGGCCAAGGCCTTCAGCGCCCTGCATCTCGCGACCCTCAAGGATCTGCTCTCGCACATTCCCAGGCGCTATCTGTCCGGCACGGAGACCACCGAGCTGGGGCGCCTGGTGCCCGGCAGCGAGGTGGCCCTGGTCGCTGACGTGGCCCGGGTCGAGGTCCACAACATGGCGAACCGGCCCGGCCAGGAGCGCCTCGAGGTGACCCTCACCGACGGACGCGACACCCTCCCGGTCACCTTCTTCGGCAAGAAGTGGCTCGTGAGCTACTGGCAGAAGCAGTTCACCGCCAGCACCCACGGGATCTTCGTCGGCAAGGTCGGCTCCTTCCGGGACCGTCCTCAGTTGACCCATCCGGACTTCGTGATGTTCGACCGCGACGGACGGATCACCGGTAAGGCCGACAAGAAGACCATGGCCACCCAGGTGATGCGCAACGGCCTGGTGGGCCTCTACCCGGCCACCTCGAAGCTGCCCACCTGGACGATCGCCGAGTGCGCCACCCTTGCGCTGGCCCAGACCGGCCGCCAGGACGACACCCTCCCGGACTGGCTGCGCGGCGAGGCCGAGATCATGGGCCTGTGGGACGCCTTCGAGACCGTCCACCATCCCCGCGACCTGCCCTCGGCCCAGGCCGCCTCCGAACGACTGGTGTGGGAGGAGGCGGTCGCCACCCAGGTCACGATGGCCCGGCGACGCCGCCAGGCCGCGGTCCGCGAGGCCCCGGCCTGCCCGCCCACCAGAGGCGGACTGCTGGAGGAGTTCGACTCGCGGCTGCCCTTCACCCCCACCGACGGCCAGGTGCATGTCGGCCGCCAGATCGCGGCCGAACTGGGGGCCACCACGCCCATGCAGCGCCTGCTCCAGGGGGAGGTCGGCTCCGGCAAGACCCTGGTGGCGCTGAGGGCCATGCTTCAGGTGGTCGACGCCGGCTACCAGGCGGTGCTCATGGCCCCCACCGAGGTGCTCGCACAGCAGCACCATCGCACCATCACCACCCTGCTGGGCGATCTGGGACAGGGACATGTGCTGGGCGCCCCGGCGAACGCCACAGGCGTCGCCCTGCTGACCGGCTCGATGGCCGCAGCGCCCACCCGCGACGCCCTGACGCGGATCGCCGACGGCTCGGCAGGCATCGTCATCGGCACCCACGCCCTGCTGGGCGGGCGGGTCGAGTACGCCGGTCTCGGCCTGGTGGTCGTCGACGAGCAGCACCGCTTCGGCGTCGAGCAGCGCGGCGTCCTCACCTCTCGGGCCGACCTGCACCCCCACGAACTGGTGCTCACCGCCACCCCCATCCCCAGGTCGGTGGCGATGACGGTCTTCGGCGATCTCCAGGTCTCGAGCCTCACCGAGCTTCCCTCCGGGCGGGCGGACGTCCAGACCACCGTCGTCGATCTGCCGCGCCATCGCAGCTGGCTGGACCGCGCCTGGCAACGGATTCGCGAGGAGGTGGATCAGGGACACCAGGCCTTCGTCGTATGCCCCAGGATCGACGCCCACGAGGCCGACGAGGCGGAGACCGGCGAGGGGCGGCCGCCCTCGGCCACCGTGGAGGAGCTGGCCCCCATGCTGGCCTCCGGGCCCCTGCAGGGACTGCGCGTCGAGTCCCTGCATTCGAGGATGGACAGCGCGGACAAGGACGCCGTGATGGCCCGGTTCACGGCGGGGGAGAGTCAGGTGCTGGTCTCCACCACGGTGATCGAGGTCGGCGTCGACGTCCCCGACGCGACGGCGATGGTGATCATGGACGCCGACCGCTTCGGCGTCTCCCAGCTCCACCAGCTGCGCGGGCGGATCGGGCGCAGTGACCTGCCGGGGCTCTGCCTGCTGGTCACGTCGGCGCCGATCGACAGTCCGGCCATGGCACGGATCAGTGCGGTGGCCGGCACCCGGGACGGGTTCGCCCTCGCCGAGCTGGACCTGGCCCAGCGCCGCGAGGGCAACGTTCTCGGATCCACCCAGGCCGGGCGGCGAAGCCCGCTGCGGCTGCTCAAGGTGCTCGAGCACGCCGACATCGTCGCCGCGGCCCGTGACCTCGCAGAGCGGTGGATCGAGGAGACTCCCGAGGATCCCCGCCTGGAGGACATGGTGAGATCGACCGAGATGCTTGCCGAGGGCGACCTCATGGAGCAGGGCTGACGGGGATCAGGAGGTGGGCTCAGGACCGAATGCGAAGGTGCGCCCGGTGATCGTGTCGGGCTCGATGCGCACCCAGGTCTTCTTGGCGGTGGGGATCCACGGGCGCAGCGGCAGCTTCTCGCAGCGCGCCAGCTCGTCGGTTCCGGTGATCACCTCGGCGGTGCCCCTCAGCACGACACTCCAGCCGCCCTCCTCTTTCCATCCGTCGGCCTCGAAGGCGACGGCGTGGTTGCGGACGATCTCGTCCAGCTTGCTGCCCTCGGCCGTCCGGAAGACCACCGACGGGCCGTCGACGACGTAGTTGACGGGAAAGATCTCCGGCTGGTCGTCGACGCTGGTCGCCAGACGCCCCACCGGGGCGGTGTCCAGATATCCCCAACAGGTATCTTCCTCGACGGCGTTGATCGGGCTGTCCTCATTGTTCATGGCACATTCCTACCAGCCCGCGTCGCCCGTCGGCGCGGTTGATGCCCGATACCCTGTGACAGTGAGCAGAATCATCGCCGGCCGGGCCGGAGGACGTCGTCTGCGGACCCCCGGCGGCAGTGCCACCCGGCCCACCTCGGACCGGGTCCGGGAAGCCCTCTTCTCAGCCCTGGCGGCCTGGAACGGCACGGCCGAGGGGAAGGTCGACGGACAGCTGGCCGACCAGTCCTTCCTGGACCTGTTCGCCGGGTCGGGGGCGGTGGGCCTGGAGGCGGCCAGTCGCGGTGCGGCCCCGGTCATCTGCGTGGAGAAGGATCGGCGAACGGCGGCACTCATCTCCGCCAATGCCCGCGACACCGGGCTGGCCGGCCGGGTGAGTGCGGTGGCGCAGTCGGTGGGGAGATACCTGTCCGCGCCACAGGGCGACGATGCCGGGGACCGGGAGTCGCGATTCGATGTCATCTGGTTCGACCCGCCCTATGCGCTTGACGGGTCCGAACTGGACCCCCTCATCGCCTCGGCGGTCTCCGGCTTCCTGGCCGATGACGGCATGGTCGCGGTCGAGAGATCCTCGCGCAGCGCAGCCCCCGCCTTCCCCGACGGGATGGTCAGCTGGGCCAACCGGTACGGTGAGACCGTCGTCCACTTCGCCCAGGCCGACAGGGAGCACACATGAAGGCCGTCATCTCAGGATCTTTCGACCCGATCACACGTGGTCACGTCGACATCATCTGCCGGGCAGGCCGGCTCTTCGACGAGCTGGTGGTGGGGGTGGCCGTCAACTCCGCCAAGAACGGGATCTTCTCGATGGAGGAGAGGGTCGAGCTGGTGGTGGCGGCCGTGGCGCACATGCCCCATGTCAGCGTGGCGCCGGTGAGCGGGCTGCTGGTCGATTTCTGCCAGGAGCAGGGGGCCGACGTCATCGTCCGCGGCCTGCGGTTCGGCGGCGATTTCGACTACGAGCTCCAGATGGCCCACCTCAACAAGTCGATGGGCGGCATCGAGACGGTTCTGCTGCCGGCCGGACGCGAGTTCGGCACCATCAGTTCATCCATCATCCGGTCGGCCGCCAGCAACGGCGGAGACGTCGGCGAGTTCGTTCCCGACGCCGTGGCCAGCGCCCTGCGGGGGAGGTTCGGCACCGGCGGTCACTGAGCGCGGCCGCTGTTTTGGCCTGTGGTCGTCGCAGTTGTAGAGTTGGCGGTCGGTCATGACCTCGTCATGCTCCTCGAGTGAAGGGAATGCCGCGATGAACACCCACCATCGCCGCTCCGACGCCTCAGGGGATCTCCTCATCGAGACCCACGACCTGAAGCGCCGCGCGGGCCAGATGATCCAGGTGGCCCGCGACCTCCCCGCCCCTGAGAAGCTCGGCGTGGACATGATCGGCGTTCCCGAGGGCTCCCCGATCGGACTGGACCTGCGTCTTGAGTCCGTCATCGAGGGGATTCTCGTGACCGGGACCGCCACGACCACACTGGCCGGGGAGTGCTCACGCTGCCTGAACCCGATCGAGGAGACCACCTCCTTCGATCTTCAGGAGCTGTACTTCTACCCCGATCGTGAGGCCGGGGAGGACGCCTACCGGGTGAGCGGCGAGGAGACTGTGGATCTCGAGCCGGTCCTGCGTGAGGCGGTGGTGCTGAGCCTTCCGTTCAGGCCGCTGTGCATGCCGGACTGCGCGGGGCTGTGCCCCGAGTGCGGGGTCAATCTCAACGACCATCCGGACCATGACCATGAGGAGCGGATCGATCCTCGCTGGGCCGCGCTGAGGGATCTCGGCACGGAGGAGTCCTGAGAGTGTCCCGGGCGCGCATGCCGATCAGCGCGCACACCTGAACTGAAGAACCTGAACAGTGGCGCCGCCCCGTCGGACGGCACCTGCATCTGAGGAGAAGATCGTGGCCGTCCCGAAGCGGAAGATGTCCCGCAGCAATACCCGGCACCGTCGTTCGCAGTGGAAGACGTCTGCCCCCACCCTGGTGACCTGCGCCAACCCGGCCTGCCGCCAGAAGCATCTGCCGCACACCGCCTGCCCGTCCTGCGGCGAGTACGGCCCCCGCGGTGACCGTCGTCAGGTCACCGAGGCCTGATGAGCGGATCCTCGCCCTCGAAGAAGGGGCGGGGCGGACCGAATCAGGGGCAGGAGGAGGGCTCCCCCGAGGGGAGTTGGCCCTTCCTGGCGCTGCTCGAGGAGCTGGGTATCGATATCGATCCCCAGCTCCTTCGTCTTGCCCTGACCCATCGCTCCTACGCCTTCGAGATGGGCGGCCTGCCCACCAACGAGCGTCTGGAGTTTCTCGGCGACGCCGTCCTGGAGATCGGTGTCACCGACTACCTGTACCGCGCCTTCCCGGACTTTCCCGAGGGCCGGATGGCCAAACTGCGGGCGGCGGTGGTGAGCACCGTGTCCCTGGGCCGGTTGGCGCGTGGGCTGGAGATCGGCCCGCGGGTGATGCTCGGCAAGGGCGAGGCCCTGACCGGTGGCCATGACCGGACCTCCATCCTCGCCGACACCACCGAGGCCCTGCTGGGCGCCACTGAACTGTCCTCCGGGCTGCCAGAGGCACTGCGTCTGGTGCATCACCTCTTCGATCCGCTGGTCGACGAGGCGGTGCGCTCGGGCGCCGGCACGGACTGGAAGACCGCGCTTCAGGAGATGTGCGCCGAGCTGGGCATCGAGGTGCCCGAGTACCAGGTGAACGGCTCCGGCCCCGATCACAACAGGCGCTACGAGGCGCGTGCCGTCGTGGATGGCCGGGCGCGAGAGGCCTGTGTGGGCCACAGCAAGAAGGAGGCCGAGCAGGGGGCCGCGCACCTGGCCGTCGAGGAGCTGAGCGCGCGCCACCGGATCGCTGTGCCCGATGCCTGAGCTGCCCGAGGTCGAGACCGTCCGCCTCGGCCTTGAGCGGTCGGTCACCGGGAAGGTGGTGACCGGCGTCCGGATTCTGGATCCGCGCGCGGTCCGCCGCCATGACGGTGGCCCGCAGGATTTCACCGGCGCGGTGACCGGCCGGCTGTTGGGGAACCCGCGAAGGCGGGGCAAGTACCT contains these protein-coding regions:
- the rnc gene encoding ribonuclease III, which gives rise to MSGSSPSKKGRGGPNQGQEEGSPEGSWPFLALLEELGIDIDPQLLRLALTHRSYAFEMGGLPTNERLEFLGDAVLEIGVTDYLYRAFPDFPEGRMAKLRAAVVSTVSLGRLARGLEIGPRVMLGKGEALTGGHDRTSILADTTEALLGATELSSGLPEALRLVHHLFDPLVDEAVRSGAGTDWKTALQEMCAELGIEVPEYQVNGSGPDHNRRYEARAVVDGRAREACVGHSKKEAEQGAAHLAVEELSARHRIAVPDA
- a CDS encoding YceD family protein; this translates as MNTHHRRSDASGDLLIETHDLKRRAGQMIQVARDLPAPEKLGVDMIGVPEGSPIGLDLRLESVIEGILVTGTATTTLAGECSRCLNPIEETTSFDLQELYFYPDREAGEDAYRVSGEETVDLEPVLREAVVLSLPFRPLCMPDCAGLCPECGVNLNDHPDHDHEERIDPRWAALRDLGTEES
- the rpmF gene encoding 50S ribosomal protein L32, with the protein product MAVPKRKMSRSNTRHRRSQWKTSAPTLVTCANPACRQKHLPHTACPSCGEYGPRGDRRQVTEA